A part of Sulfurifustis variabilis genomic DNA contains:
- a CDS encoding AI-2E family transporter: MEPDATRPPTPGEAFYARTFALITLLLLGFLLYQILLPFFGPLAWALFIAFLLRPVHAWLTGKLRGRASLSAALLTFAVLLLLIGPLAGLSAAFAAQVAVLLQYAQELAAGRTAEDFANLASVPVLGTALAWFQDTFGVSLAQIQGWAVEAARTVLQFLATLGGRIFIGALGTAIGFVLMMFLLFFMIRDGQQMVATLRELVPMTAGHRARLFDHLAAVIRAVFYGTGVTALIQGALIGIGFAILGLPAPIVFGVLAALFALVPLAGTPFVWVPAVIVLIAQQRWWAAIFLLVWGILVATMDNVLRPVLVSSRAKVGTLTVFIGVLGGVSAFGAIGLFVGPLVLALVIALIRFTLELRHAEAAEAGAAALPAEEARAGRR; encoded by the coding sequence TTGGAACCGGATGCGACCCGCCCGCCGACTCCCGGCGAGGCTTTCTACGCGCGCACGTTCGCGCTGATCACGCTGCTGCTCCTCGGCTTCCTGCTGTACCAGATCCTGTTGCCTTTCTTCGGGCCGCTCGCGTGGGCGCTCTTCATCGCGTTCCTGCTTCGTCCCGTGCACGCGTGGCTGACCGGCAAGCTGCGGGGCAGGGCGAGCCTCTCCGCGGCCCTGCTCACGTTCGCGGTGCTCCTCCTGCTGATCGGGCCGCTGGCGGGCCTGAGCGCGGCGTTCGCGGCGCAGGTCGCCGTTCTGCTCCAGTACGCGCAGGAGCTCGCCGCGGGACGCACGGCCGAGGACTTCGCCAACCTCGCTTCGGTGCCCGTGCTCGGAACCGCGCTCGCGTGGTTCCAGGACACCTTCGGCGTCTCGCTGGCGCAGATCCAGGGCTGGGCGGTCGAGGCGGCGCGCACGGTGCTCCAGTTCCTCGCGACGCTGGGCGGGCGGATCTTCATCGGCGCCCTGGGCACGGCGATCGGCTTCGTGCTCATGATGTTCCTGCTCTTCTTCATGATCCGCGACGGGCAGCAGATGGTCGCGACGTTGCGCGAGCTGGTGCCGATGACCGCGGGCCATCGCGCGCGCCTGTTCGACCATCTCGCGGCGGTCATCCGCGCGGTGTTCTACGGTACGGGGGTCACGGCGCTGATCCAGGGCGCGCTCATCGGGATCGGCTTCGCGATCCTGGGCCTCCCGGCGCCGATCGTGTTCGGGGTGCTCGCCGCGCTCTTCGCCCTCGTCCCGCTCGCCGGAACGCCGTTCGTCTGGGTGCCGGCCGTCATCGTCCTCATCGCGCAGCAGCGCTGGTGGGCGGCGATCTTCCTGCTCGTGTGGGGAATCCTCGTCGCCACCATGGACAACGTCCTGCGCCCCGTGCTCGTCTCGAGCCGCGCGAAGGTCGGCACGCTCACCGTCTTCATCGGGGTGCTGGGCGGCGTGTCCGCCTTTGGCGCGATCGGGCTGTTCGTGGGTCCGCTGGTCCTGGCGCTCGTGATCGCCCTGATCCGTTTCACGCTCGAGCTCCGGCACGCGGAGGCCGCCGAAGCGGGCGCGGCCGCGCTCCCTGCCGAAGAGGCGCGGGCCGGACGCCGGTAG
- a CDS encoding sigma-70 family RNA polymerase sigma factor, with the protein MSSFAAEDREYFERELSALLEGLYGSALRLTRNPADAEDLVADTVAKAWSHFGTLQDRQCFRAWIFRILTNTFFSDCRRATPVALDEQPEPADDGEGARPFSLFERLHQPFLLWWSAPEQDFLNNVLGSQIEQAIDALPEAYRAVVVLHDLEEFTYGEIANMLSVPVGTVRSRLARGRALLQKALWEQAVAAGIVAPHPDDDAAPPEPGSATSSSTLTAPRGSHG; encoded by the coding sequence GTGTCGTCGTTTGCAGCCGAAGACCGCGAATACTTCGAGCGCGAGCTCTCCGCGCTGCTCGAGGGACTCTACGGCTCCGCGCTTCGCCTCACGCGCAATCCCGCCGACGCCGAGGACCTGGTCGCCGACACCGTCGCGAAAGCCTGGAGTCATTTCGGGACGCTGCAGGACCGGCAGTGCTTTCGCGCGTGGATCTTCCGCATCCTGACCAACACCTTTTTCTCCGATTGTCGTCGGGCGACGCCGGTCGCGCTCGACGAGCAGCCGGAGCCGGCCGACGACGGCGAGGGGGCCAGGCCCTTTTCGCTGTTCGAGCGGCTGCATCAGCCGTTTCTCCTGTGGTGGAGCGCTCCCGAGCAGGATTTTCTGAACAACGTGCTCGGCTCGCAGATCGAGCAGGCGATCGACGCGCTCCCGGAGGCCTACCGGGCGGTCGTGGTGTTGCACGATCTCGAGGAGTTCACGTACGGCGAGATCGCGAACATGCTCTCGGTGCCCGTCGGCACCGTGCGCTCGCGGCTCGCGCGCGGCCGGGCGCTCCTGCAAAAGGCGCTTTGGGAGCAGGCGGTCGCCGCCGGGATCGTCGCGCCGCATCCCGATGACGACGCGGCCCCGCCGGAACCCGGCTCCGCCACATCGTCTTCAACACTAACCGCTCCGCGGGGGTCCCATGGCTAA
- a CDS encoding YsnF/AvaK domain-containing protein: MIVVFDKGGLEGWLAEEDELAGQTDAVALLSDGRQVRIPVNLLQPRNASAYDLPLHFSELAPENAAGPEDRVLLPVHEETLEVGKRRVEKRLEIRKTVSERQATVERPVTREEVEIERVRVDRPVDGPVPVRREGETLVIPLLEEEVVTQKRLVLREELRITKRRTRENRTATVALRSEDAVVTRTDPGDSTKEDR, encoded by the coding sequence ATGATCGTCGTGTTCGACAAGGGAGGCCTCGAAGGCTGGCTCGCCGAGGAAGACGAGCTCGCCGGCCAGACGGATGCGGTGGCGCTGCTCTCCGACGGGCGCCAGGTGCGGATACCGGTGAACCTGCTCCAGCCTCGCAACGCGAGCGCCTACGATCTTCCCCTCCACTTCTCCGAGCTCGCGCCGGAGAACGCCGCCGGCCCCGAGGACCGCGTTCTACTTCCCGTGCACGAGGAAACGCTCGAGGTCGGCAAGCGAAGGGTCGAGAAGCGGCTTGAGATACGGAAGACGGTCAGCGAGCGGCAGGCAACGGTCGAGAGGCCGGTGACTCGGGAGGAGGTGGAGATCGAGCGCGTGCGGGTCGATCGGCCGGTCGACGGACCCGTGCCGGTCCGGCGCGAGGGCGAGACGCTGGTCATCCCCCTGCTCGAAGAGGAAGTCGTCACGCAAAAGCGTCTGGTCCTGCGTGAAGAGCTTCGGATCACGAAGCGGCGGACGCGCGAGAACCGGACGGCGACCGTCGCCCTCCGGAGCGAGGACGCGGTGGTCACGCGAACCGATCCGGGGGACAGCACAAAGGAGGACCGTTAG
- a CDS encoding hybrid sensor histidine kinase/response regulator produces the protein MMQAASKTDREGPARDRYTRGMEHLLHVVQALSLARSLEAVQAIVRHAARELTGADGATFVLRENGLCYYADEEAIEPLWKGQRFPMEACISGWAMIHRRAAMIEDIYADPRIPHDAYRPTFVKSLAMVPIRTLDPIGAIGVYWARVHRTTEEELRLIQALADTVAVAMENVAMQRELEQRVRDRTAEAVAARAEAERANRAKTRFLAAASHDLRQPLQAIGTWNALLARSLPASQQGIAERIQQSVGVFRNILDALLDISRLDGGAIKPDVKEFRIGRLLERVAGACEREASEKGLDLRVAPSTAVVRSDPALLERIVQNFLTNAIRYTAEGHVLVGCRRAGGNLRIEVWDTGTGIPEDKRRAIFEEYYQIEHGESVKGMGLGLSITERIARLLEHELRVRSVPGRGSVFAVTVPRPATRAQAEPERVRAIRPAAALKGRLLLVEDNEAIRGSLAMLLGEYGYDVGAVAAPAEAVERVRSAPPDAIVSDYRIARDTNGIELAQALRRESGREIPAVLLTGDIGLTQLPAGARAMRLLHKPIDAEALVMAIEQLLRPEDRSRSA, from the coding sequence ATGATGCAAGCCGCTTCGAAAACGGATCGGGAAGGGCCCGCGCGGGACCGGTACACCCGGGGAATGGAGCACCTGCTGCACGTCGTGCAGGCGCTGTCCCTCGCGCGCAGCCTCGAGGCCGTGCAGGCCATCGTGCGCCATGCGGCCCGCGAGCTGACCGGCGCCGACGGCGCGACCTTCGTGCTGCGCGAGAACGGGCTGTGCTACTACGCCGACGAGGAGGCGATCGAGCCCTTGTGGAAAGGGCAGCGCTTTCCGATGGAAGCCTGCATCAGCGGCTGGGCGATGATCCATCGCCGGGCGGCCATGATCGAGGACATCTACGCCGATCCGCGCATCCCTCACGACGCCTACCGCCCGACCTTCGTGAAGAGCCTCGCGATGGTGCCGATCCGGACGCTCGATCCCATCGGCGCGATCGGCGTGTACTGGGCAAGGGTCCACCGGACCACCGAGGAAGAGCTCCGGCTGATCCAGGCGCTCGCGGACACGGTCGCGGTCGCGATGGAGAACGTGGCGATGCAGCGCGAGCTCGAGCAGCGCGTGCGCGACCGGACGGCGGAGGCGGTGGCGGCCAGGGCGGAGGCGGAGCGGGCGAACCGGGCGAAGACGCGGTTTCTCGCGGCGGCGAGCCACGACCTGCGCCAGCCGCTGCAGGCGATCGGGACCTGGAACGCGCTGCTGGCGCGATCGCTGCCGGCGTCCCAGCAGGGGATCGCGGAGCGCATCCAGCAGTCGGTCGGCGTGTTCCGCAACATCCTCGACGCGTTGCTCGACATCAGCCGGCTCGACGGCGGCGCGATCAAGCCGGACGTGAAGGAGTTCCGGATCGGCCGCCTGCTCGAGCGCGTCGCGGGGGCGTGCGAACGCGAGGCGAGCGAGAAGGGGCTCGATCTGCGCGTCGCGCCGTCGACCGCGGTCGTGCGGAGCGACCCCGCGCTCCTCGAGCGCATCGTGCAGAACTTCCTCACCAACGCCATCCGGTACACGGCCGAGGGGCACGTGCTCGTCGGCTGCCGTCGCGCCGGCGGGAACCTGCGGATCGAGGTCTGGGACACCGGCACGGGCATTCCCGAGGACAAGCGCAGGGCGATCTTCGAGGAGTACTACCAGATCGAGCACGGCGAGTCGGTGAAGGGCATGGGTCTGGGCCTGTCGATCACCGAACGCATCGCGCGGCTGCTGGAGCACGAGCTGCGGGTGCGGTCGGTGCCGGGCAGGGGATCGGTGTTCGCGGTCACGGTCCCGCGCCCGGCGACGCGGGCCCAAGCCGAGCCGGAGCGCGTGCGCGCGATTCGTCCCGCGGCGGCGCTCAAAGGGCGCCTCCTGCTCGTCGAGGACAACGAGGCGATCCGCGGCTCGCTGGCGATGCTGCTCGGCGAGTACGGGTACGACGTCGGCGCCGTCGCCGCGCCGGCGGAAGCGGTGGAGCGGGTCCGGAGCGCCCCGCCGGACGCGATCGTCTCGGACTACCGCATCGCGCGCGACACCAACGGCATCGAGCTCGCGCAGGCGCTGCGGCGGGAATCCGGCCGGGAGATCCCCGCGGTGCTGCTGACGGGCGACATCGGCCTCACCCAGCTTCCGGCCGGGGCGCGCGCGATGCGGTTGCTGCACAAGCCGATCGATGCGGAGGCGCTCGTCATGGCGATCGAGCAGCTCCTGCGGCCCGAGGACCGGAGCCGCAGCGCCTGA
- a CDS encoding cupin domain-containing protein has protein sequence MKHALLPIVPLIAAALGNGLAVASETGPVLVAPAEVKWTAGPPSMSPGAQMAVISGDLKSPAPFTFRLKLPASYRIAPHTHPAIEHVTVISGTLYMGPGDKPDRTKAKALTPGSLAVFPAGHSMYAWTEGETVIQVHGVGPWGIEYLDAADDPRKP, from the coding sequence ATGAAACACGCACTCCTGCCGATCGTCCCGCTCATCGCCGCCGCGCTCGGTAACGGGCTGGCGGTCGCGTCCGAAACCGGCCCGGTGCTCGTCGCCCCGGCCGAGGTGAAATGGACCGCCGGGCCGCCGTCGATGTCCCCCGGCGCGCAGATGGCCGTGATCTCGGGCGACCTCAAGAGTCCGGCACCCTTCACCTTCCGGCTCAAGCTTCCGGCGAGCTACCGTATCGCACCGCACACGCACCCGGCGATCGAGCACGTCACGGTGATCTCCGGGACGCTCTACATGGGGCCGGGCGACAAGCCGGACCGGACGAAGGCGAAGGCGCTTACCCCCGGAAGCCTCGCCGTCTTTCCCGCCGGACATTCCATGTACGCCTGGACCGAGGGCGAGACGGTGATCCAGGTGCACGGCGTCGGTCCGTGGGGGATCGAGTACCTCGACGCGGCCGACGATCCGCGCAAGCCGTGA
- the acnA gene encoding aconitate hydratase AcnA: METANADSFGACARIRVGHAGYTVFRLDALERQGFDVQRLPYSLRILLENLLRKEDGLNVTREDIEALARWEPAAAPAHEIAFSPARVLLQDFTGVPAIVDLAAMRDAMAALGGDPSRVNPIQPVELVVDHSVQVDAFGSAAAFGINEELDYARNRERYAFLKWGQQAFANFKVVPPNTGIVHQVNLEYLARVVFSEDELVRAAGDGPPMAYPDTLVGTDSHTPMVNGLGVLGWGVGGIEAEAAMLGQPISMLIPQVIGVRLTGELAPGATATDLVLTVTEMLRRKGVVGKFVEFYGPGLGGLSLADRATIGNMSPEYGATCAIFPVDRVTLDYLRLTGRPASRIALVEAYMKEQGLFHGADSPEPTYTDTLALDLGSIEPSIAGPGRPQDRVPLPHAKTDFRRSLPQLLPPSAARSQKQPATGQGAGGAGIWGEGESPELPPAIECELEGEVHRLTHGAVVIAAITSCTNTSNPAVMLAAGLLARNAVERGLKRKPWVKTSLAPGSKVVRDYYERTGLTPYLEALGFNLVGYGCTTCIGNSGPLPPPVSDAIRRGGLVVASVLSGNRNFEGRIHSEVRANYLMSPPLVVAFALAGRIDIDLLNEPLGTGKDGRPVYLRDIWPASGQIDEAIRGSVTAETFARNYQDVYKGDQRWQALTAPGGDRFRWDEASTYVRQPPYFQDMTREPPPPAGAIRGARAIAFLSDSVTTDHISPAGSIRKDSPAGRYLTGHGVEVKDFNSYGSRRGNHEVMVRGTFANPRIRNRLAGGREGGVTTHWPSGEVATIYDAAMRYRDEGTPLLVLAGKEYGSGSSRDWAAKGPQLQGVRAVVAESYERIHRSNLVGMGVLPLQFKPGESAATLGLSGDEIYDIEGIGDVLAGTGARDLQVRARRPGGGEVAFRADVRIDTPQEVLYYRHGGILPYVLRGLLTGVERAPAPGGPRPPGEPRAGGEAPKDIVDEGSIESFPASDPPAY, translated from the coding sequence ATGGAAACAGCAAACGCCGACAGCTTCGGGGCGTGCGCCCGCATCCGGGTCGGTCACGCCGGATACACCGTCTTTCGTCTCGACGCGCTCGAGCGCCAGGGCTTCGACGTCCAGCGGCTGCCTTACTCGCTGCGGATCCTGCTCGAGAATCTGCTGCGCAAGGAGGACGGCCTCAACGTCACGCGCGAGGACATCGAGGCGCTCGCGCGCTGGGAGCCCGCCGCCGCGCCGGCGCACGAGATCGCGTTCTCTCCCGCGCGCGTGCTGCTCCAGGACTTCACCGGAGTGCCGGCGATCGTCGATCTCGCCGCCATGCGCGACGCGATGGCCGCGCTCGGCGGCGATCCCTCCCGGGTCAACCCGATCCAGCCGGTGGAGCTCGTGGTCGACCATTCGGTGCAGGTCGACGCCTTCGGCTCGGCGGCGGCGTTCGGCATCAACGAGGAGCTCGACTACGCCCGCAACCGCGAGCGCTATGCGTTCCTCAAGTGGGGGCAGCAGGCGTTCGCCAACTTCAAGGTGGTGCCGCCCAACACGGGCATCGTCCACCAGGTGAACCTCGAGTACCTCGCGCGCGTCGTGTTCAGCGAGGACGAGCTGGTGCGCGCGGCGGGCGACGGCCCGCCGATGGCGTATCCGGACACGCTCGTCGGCACCGATTCGCACACGCCCATGGTCAACGGCCTCGGCGTGCTCGGTTGGGGCGTCGGCGGCATCGAGGCGGAGGCGGCGATGCTCGGACAGCCGATCTCCATGCTCATCCCGCAGGTCATCGGCGTCCGGCTGACGGGCGAGCTCGCGCCCGGCGCGACGGCGACGGACCTGGTGCTGACCGTCACCGAGATGCTGCGCAGGAAGGGCGTGGTGGGGAAGTTCGTCGAGTTCTACGGCCCGGGCCTCGGCGGCCTGTCGCTCGCCGACCGGGCGACGATCGGGAACATGTCGCCCGAGTACGGTGCGACCTGCGCGATCTTCCCGGTGGATCGGGTGACGCTCGACTACCTGCGGCTCACCGGACGCCCGGCGAGCCGGATCGCGCTCGTCGAGGCGTACATGAAGGAGCAGGGGCTGTTCCACGGCGCCGATTCGCCCGAACCCACGTACACCGACACCCTCGCGCTCGATCTCGGGAGCATCGAGCCGAGCATCGCCGGACCCGGGCGCCCGCAGGATCGCGTGCCCCTCCCGCACGCGAAGACGGACTTCCGGCGCTCGCTGCCGCAGCTCCTGCCTCCTTCGGCCGCCCGCTCGCAGAAGCAGCCGGCGACCGGGCAGGGCGCGGGCGGCGCCGGCATCTGGGGAGAGGGCGAGTCGCCCGAGCTGCCGCCGGCGATCGAGTGCGAGCTCGAAGGCGAGGTCCATCGGCTCACGCACGGAGCCGTCGTCATCGCCGCGATCACGAGCTGCACCAACACGTCGAACCCCGCCGTCATGCTGGCCGCCGGGCTGCTCGCCCGGAACGCCGTCGAGCGGGGCCTGAAGCGCAAGCCGTGGGTGAAGACCTCGCTCGCGCCGGGTTCGAAGGTCGTGCGCGACTACTACGAGCGGACCGGTCTCACGCCCTACCTCGAGGCGCTCGGCTTCAACCTCGTGGGCTACGGCTGCACGACCTGCATCGGCAACTCGGGACCGCTGCCGCCTCCCGTGTCCGACGCGATCCGGCGCGGGGGCCTCGTGGTCGCGTCGGTGCTGTCCGGGAACCGCAACTTCGAGGGCCGCATCCATTCCGAAGTGCGCGCGAATTACCTGATGTCGCCTCCACTCGTGGTCGCGTTCGCGCTCGCCGGCCGCATCGACATCGATCTGCTGAACGAACCGCTCGGCACCGGCAAGGACGGCCGCCCGGTATACCTGCGCGACATCTGGCCGGCGTCCGGACAGATCGACGAGGCGATACGCGGCTCGGTGACCGCCGAGACGTTCGCGCGCAACTACCAGGACGTGTACAAGGGCGACCAACGCTGGCAGGCGCTCACGGCACCGGGCGGCGACCGCTTCCGCTGGGACGAGGCGTCGACGTACGTGCGCCAGCCGCCTTACTTCCAGGACATGACCCGGGAGCCGCCGCCGCCCGCCGGCGCGATCCGCGGCGCGCGGGCGATCGCGTTCCTCAGCGACAGCGTCACCACCGACCACATCTCGCCCGCCGGCAGCATCCGGAAGGACTCGCCGGCGGGCCGCTACCTGACCGGGCACGGCGTGGAGGTGAAGGACTTCAACTCCTACGGTTCGCGCCGCGGCAATCACGAGGTCATGGTGCGCGGCACCTTCGCGAATCCGCGGATCCGCAACCGGCTGGCCGGGGGCCGGGAGGGCGGGGTGACCACGCACTGGCCGAGCGGCGAGGTCGCGACGATCTACGACGCGGCCATGCGCTATCGCGACGAGGGCACGCCGCTGCTGGTGCTCGCCGGCAAGGAATACGGCTCGGGATCCAGCCGCGACTGGGCCGCGAAGGGACCGCAGCTCCAGGGCGTCCGCGCGGTCGTCGCCGAGAGCTACGAGCGCATCCACCGCTCGAACCTCGTCGGCATGGGCGTCCTGCCGCTGCAGTTCAAACCCGGGGAATCGGCCGCGACGCTCGGCCTGAGCGGAGACGAGATCTACGACATCGAGGGCATCGGCGACGTGCTCGCGGGCACCGGGGCGCGCGACCTGCAGGTACGCGCGCGCCGGCCCGGCGGCGGGGAGGTCGCGTTCCGCGCGGACGTGCGGATCGACACGCCGCAGGAGGTTCTGTACTACCGTCACGGCGGCATCCTTCCTTATGTCCTGCGCGGTCTGTTGACCGGTGTCGAGCGCGCCCCGGCGCCGGGAGGGCCGCGGCCGCCGGGCGAGCCGCGGGCGGGCGGCGAGGCGCCGAAGGACATCGTGGACGAAGGCTCGATCGAATCGTTTCCCGCGAGCGACCCGCCCGCCTACTGA
- a CDS encoding anti-sigma factor family protein: protein MAKPTPITCEEALRQIYAYLDRELEGHAHRAIEQHLRVCRACFSRAEFERRLKERLRETRRATVSADLRARIRKVIGNY, encoded by the coding sequence ATGGCTAAACCGACGCCGATCACTTGCGAGGAGGCGTTGCGGCAGATCTACGCCTACCTCGATCGCGAGCTCGAGGGTCACGCGCATCGGGCGATCGAGCAGCATCTGCGCGTCTGCCGGGCCTGCTTCTCGCGCGCGGAGTTCGAGCGGCGGCTGAAGGAACGCCTGCGCGAGACGCGGCGGGCAACGGTTTCGGCCGATCTGCGGGCGCGCATCCGCAAGGTAATCGGCAACTATTGA
- a CDS encoding DUF2382 domain-containing protein, which produces MAKTVMGLFDNRENAQTAVRDLESAGIVREHIDVRMSEELLSQYGGASSREEDEGFWGSVRRFFGMSEERDIGEGIQGMSPGDALVVVHADDAQADRVAEILDEHGAVDVDERRTGAPETGLRTEAGRATPATRGAAAGGEEERRIPVAEEELRVGKRPASRGGVRIYTRTVERPVEEDVTLRDEKVQVERRPVDRPVSAASEDELFKENTYEVREQTEEPVVEKRARVKEEVRVRKEPRERKETVRDTVRGTDVRVESLSPEEEREFARYESEFQSDWQAKYSRSGLSYEQVLPGYQYGYHLGNDPRYSTSSWPEIESKVQRDWDARGQGPWDRFKDAVRSGWERAHRH; this is translated from the coding sequence ATGGCAAAGACGGTGATGGGATTATTCGATAACCGGGAGAATGCGCAGACGGCCGTGCGGGATCTCGAGTCGGCCGGCATCGTGCGCGAGCACATCGACGTGCGCATGAGCGAGGAGCTGCTCTCGCAGTACGGCGGGGCCTCATCGCGCGAGGAGGACGAAGGCTTCTGGGGCAGCGTGCGCCGGTTCTTCGGCATGTCCGAAGAGCGCGACATCGGCGAAGGCATCCAGGGCATGAGCCCGGGTGACGCGCTCGTCGTCGTCCACGCCGACGACGCCCAGGCGGATCGCGTGGCCGAAATCCTGGACGAGCACGGCGCCGTCGACGTGGACGAGCGGCGGACGGGGGCACCCGAGACCGGCCTGCGAACCGAGGCGGGCCGGGCGACGCCGGCGACCCGCGGCGCCGCCGCGGGCGGCGAAGAGGAACGCCGGATCCCGGTCGCCGAAGAGGAGCTTCGCGTCGGCAAGCGGCCCGCGAGCCGCGGCGGCGTGCGCATCTACACGCGCACCGTCGAGCGCCCCGTCGAGGAGGACGTCACCCTGCGCGACGAGAAGGTGCAGGTGGAACGTCGCCCGGTCGACCGGCCGGTGAGCGCGGCTTCGGAGGACGAGCTGTTCAAGGAAAACACCTACGAGGTCCGCGAGCAGACCGAGGAGCCGGTGGTCGAGAAGCGGGCCCGCGTCAAGGAGGAAGTCCGCGTCCGCAAGGAACCGCGCGAGCGCAAGGAGACCGTGCGCGACACCGTGCGCGGAACCGACGTCCGGGTGGAATCGCTCAGCCCCGAGGAGGAGCGCGAGTTCGCCCGCTACGAATCGGAGTTCCAGAGCGACTGGCAGGCGAAGTACTCCCGCTCGGGCCTGAGTTACGAGCAGGTGCTGCCGGGATACCAGTACGGCTACCACCTCGGCAACGATCCCCGCTACAGCACCTCCAGCTGGCCGGAGATCGAATCGAAGGTGCAGCGCGACTGGGACGCGCGCGGCCAGGGCCCCTGGGACCGCTTCAAGGACGCGGTCCGCTCCGGTTGGGAGCGGGCCCACCGGCACTGA
- a CDS encoding DsrE family protein → MSTTNGNRYLFVITSFDREPDRTAAPLVLANNALAAGADVLVWLTHDGVELVRNEAVAAVKPPSFPSFGELLENYRSNGGRIGVCPPCGKSHGLTDADLSANATWMGAQALLAEMEGRQSLSF, encoded by the coding sequence ATGTCCACCACGAACGGAAACCGATACCTTTTCGTCATCACCTCGTTCGACCGGGAGCCCGATCGCACGGCGGCTCCGCTGGTTCTCGCCAACAACGCGCTGGCCGCGGGCGCCGACGTGCTCGTCTGGCTCACGCACGACGGCGTCGAGCTCGTCAGGAACGAAGCGGTTGCAGCGGTGAAACCGCCCAGCTTCCCGTCCTTCGGCGAGCTGCTCGAAAACTACCGCTCGAATGGGGGGCGCATCGGTGTCTGTCCGCCGTGCGGCAAGAGCCACGGTCTGACCGACGCCGACCTGTCGGCGAACGCGACCTGGATGGGGGCGCAAGCCCTCCTCGCCGAGATGGAGGGCCGGCAGAGCCTGTCGTTCTGA
- a CDS encoding methyltransferase domain-containing protein — translation MSTVLAGRAVDRRELESKVKEMYQKVAEEPTGEFHFEMGRGLAERLGYEPRDLDRIPREAIDSFAGVGYHIDLAGLERGARVLDLGSGSGMDTFVAALEVGAEGRVHGVDMTDAQRAKAERLRDRAGFTQVRYHKSYIENLPFDDGTFDAVISNGVINLSADKAQVFRDAARVLRNGGRLAISDIITDKNLPEGVTCNATLWAACIGGAMQQDDYFDAIRAAGLRLVRTRENPQYRFLTASAQKACAAYGVRSVSLVAVRA, via the coding sequence ATGAGCACCGTATTGGCCGGCCGTGCCGTCGACCGCCGCGAGCTCGAAAGCAAGGTCAAGGAGATGTACCAGAAGGTCGCCGAGGAGCCGACCGGCGAATTCCACTTCGAGATGGGACGCGGGCTCGCCGAGCGGCTGGGCTACGAGCCGCGCGACCTCGATCGCATTCCGCGGGAGGCGATCGACTCGTTCGCCGGCGTCGGGTATCACATCGACCTCGCCGGCCTCGAGCGCGGGGCGCGCGTCCTCGACCTCGGCAGCGGCAGCGGCATGGACACCTTCGTCGCGGCGCTCGAGGTCGGCGCCGAAGGCCGCGTGCACGGCGTCGACATGACCGACGCGCAGCGCGCCAAGGCCGAACGCCTGCGCGACCGCGCGGGCTTCACGCAGGTGCGCTACCACAAGAGCTACATCGAGAACCTGCCGTTCGACGACGGTACCTTCGATGCGGTGATCAGCAACGGCGTGATCAACCTGTCGGCCGACAAGGCGCAGGTCTTCCGCGACGCGGCGCGCGTGCTGCGCAACGGCGGGAGGCTCGCGATCTCCGACATCATCACCGATAAAAACCTGCCCGAGGGCGTCACGTGCAACGCGACGCTCTGGGCGGCCTGCATCGGCGGTGCGATGCAGCAGGACGACTACTTCGACGCGATCCGGGCGGCGGGCTTGCGCCTCGTGCGCACGCGCGAGAACCCGCAGTACCGCTTTCTCACCGCTTCGGCGCAGAAGGCCTGCGCCGCCTACGGGGTGCGCAGCGTGTCGCTGGTCGCGGTCCGGGCGTAG